In one Rutidosis leptorrhynchoides isolate AG116_Rl617_1_P2 chromosome 8, CSIRO_AGI_Rlap_v1, whole genome shotgun sequence genomic region, the following are encoded:
- the LOC139864332 gene encoding NDR1/HIN1-like protein 3, with protein sequence MVHQVRPVTSDTAPLPPLTTTGPNAAQPQQTHYMNLSSNPYANEHRAADKRKLFAVSIFLLIYIGATCVLLWRILRPEAPQIRVETLTLTNFTTSSNSLVSCNWDATLIAHNPKLELLMSFHGVEAAVIYKSETIAETNVTRNFQKQKNETIVRESFCLKSAYVNDEIIRDWACGRIDFDLMMVAKFKFYNDVWRFKRIVKIYCRDLTVVISFNGTAGSLTDGPKNCRVRM encoded by the coding sequence ATGGTGCATCAAGTGCGACCTGTTACCAGCGACACAGCTCCATTACCACCTCTGACCACCACCGGACCTAACGCCGCCCAACCACAACAAACTCACTACATGAATCTTTCATCAAACCCTTACGCAAATGAGCACCGTGCCGCCGACAAACGAAAACTCTTCGCCGTATCCATCTTCTTGCTCATCTACATTGGAGCTACGTGTGTGCTCTTGTGGCGAATTCTCCGTCCAGAAGCTCCCCAAATTCGTGttgaaaccctaaccctaactaacTTCACCACGTCATCAAATTCGTTAGTTTCGTGTAATTGGGATGCTACACTCATTGCACATAACCCTAAATTAGAATTGTTGATGTCGTTTCATGGTGTTGAAGCTGCCGTTATTTATAAATCGGAAACAATCGCCGAAACCAACGTGACGCGAAATTTTCAAAAACAGAAGAATGAGACGATCGTTAGGGAGAGTTTCTGTTTGAAATCGGCATATGTTAATGATGAGATCATTCGTGATTGGGCTTGTGGGAGGATTGATTTTGATTTGATGATGGTGGCTAAGTTTAAGTTTTATAATGATGTTTGGAGGTTTAAAAGGATTGTGAAGATATATTGTCGTGATTTGACGGTTGTTATTTCGTTTAACGGTACAGCTGGATCTTTAACCGATGGGCCTAAGAATTGCAGGGTTAGAATGTAG